A stretch of Janibacter endophyticus DNA encodes these proteins:
- a CDS encoding inorganic phosphate transporter, whose protein sequence is MELLPVIIVVCLAMGFNYTNGFHDAANAIATSVSTRALTPRAALAMAAVANLVGAFFGTKVAQTVGTGIIEAPAGHTGMVICGAALIGAIAWNMLTWWFGLPSSSSHALIGGLGGAALAAGAAVQWRGIFEKVIVPMIASPIVGLIVGYLVMTAIMWIFRRAHPGRARRGFRYAQTVSAAAMAFGHGMQDAAKTAGVVVLALTVGGYQDQGDDSIPLWVLVMSAVVISLGTYAGGWRIMRTLGRRIIHLDPPQGFAAEVTAACILYVATAMRAPISTTHAITSAIMGVGATKNLKAVRWGVAKNIVGAWIFTFPGAGLSAAAMMLLGRAILL, encoded by the coding sequence GTGGAGCTCCTCCCGGTCATCATCGTCGTCTGCCTGGCGATGGGCTTCAACTACACCAACGGCTTCCACGACGCGGCCAACGCGATCGCCACCTCGGTCTCGACGCGTGCCCTCACCCCGCGGGCCGCCCTCGCGATGGCGGCGGTCGCGAACCTCGTCGGCGCCTTCTTCGGGACGAAGGTCGCCCAGACCGTCGGGACGGGGATCATCGAGGCGCCGGCCGGGCACACCGGCATGGTGATCTGCGGGGCGGCGCTTATCGGCGCGATCGCCTGGAACATGCTCACGTGGTGGTTCGGGCTCCCCTCGTCCTCCTCGCACGCCCTCATCGGCGGGCTCGGCGGTGCCGCCCTCGCGGCGGGAGCCGCGGTGCAGTGGCGCGGGATCTTCGAGAAGGTCATCGTCCCGATGATCGCCAGCCCGATCGTCGGCCTGATCGTCGGGTACCTCGTGATGACCGCGATCATGTGGATCTTCCGCAGGGCGCACCCTGGCCGCGCGCGACGAGGCTTCCGCTACGCGCAGACCGTCTCCGCCGCCGCCATGGCCTTCGGTCACGGCATGCAGGACGCCGCGAAGACCGCCGGCGTCGTGGTGCTCGCCCTGACGGTCGGTGGGTACCAGGACCAGGGCGACGACTCCATCCCCCTGTGGGTCCTCGTCATGAGTGCCGTCGTCATCAGCCTCGGCACCTACGCCGGTGGCTGGCGGATCATGCGGACCCTCGGGAGGCGGATCATCCACCTCGACCCGCCGCAGGGCTTCGCCGCCGAGGTGACCGCGGCGTGCATCCTCTACGTCGCGACCGCGATGCGGGCCCCGATCTCCACGACGCACGCCATCACCTCCGCGATCATGGGCGTCGGTGCGACGAAGAACCTCAAGGCGGTCCGCTGGGGCGTCGCCAAGAACATCGTCGGGGCCTGGATCTTCACCTTCCCCGGTGCCGGCCTCTCCGCCGCCGCGATGATGCTCCTCGGCCGGGCGATCCTGCTCTGA
- a CDS encoding DUF47 domain-containing protein, producing the protein MGFRVTPQDNTFFDLLARSAAHSVEGAEQLTELLAAPHAERAAIAKRLGDIEHGADEATHEVIRKVNSSFITPFDHVDIVELAAALDDCVDAMDAVGGMVVLYNIGDLLPGVSEQVAVISRMAELTAAAMPRLRSMKGLDEYWIEINRLENQADTIYRRLVASLFNGAVTDAIEVLKHKDVIAGLETAADAFERVAHRVETIAVKES; encoded by the coding sequence GTGGGTTTCCGCGTCACCCCTCAGGACAACACCTTCTTCGACCTCCTCGCGAGGTCGGCCGCCCACTCCGTGGAGGGGGCAGAGCAGCTGACCGAGCTGCTCGCTGCCCCGCACGCGGAGCGCGCCGCCATCGCCAAGCGGCTCGGCGACATCGAGCACGGCGCCGACGAGGCCACCCACGAGGTCATCCGCAAGGTCAACAGCTCCTTCATCACCCCCTTCGACCACGTCGACATCGTCGAGCTGGCCGCCGCGCTCGACGACTGCGTCGACGCCATGGACGCCGTCGGCGGGATGGTCGTGCTGTACAACATCGGGGATCTGCTCCCGGGAGTCAGCGAGCAGGTCGCGGTGATCAGTCGCATGGCCGAGCTCACCGCAGCCGCCATGCCGCGGCTGCGCTCGATGAAGGGCCTCGACGAGTACTGGATCGAGATCAACCGGCTCGAGAACCAGGCCGACACGATCTACCGCCGGCTCGTCGCCAGCCTCTTCAACGGGGCGGTGACCGACGCGATCGAGGTGCTCAAGCACAAGGACGTCATCGCCGGCCTCGAGACCGCGGCCGACGCCTTCGAGCGGGTCGCGCACCGGGTGGAGACCATCGCGGTCAAGGAGTCCTGA
- the pstB gene encoding phosphate ABC transporter ATP-binding protein PstB, producing MSKRIDIKNLDIYYGDFKAVADVNMVIQPRSVTAMIGPSGCGKSTVLRSLNRMHEVIPGAYVDGEVLMDGENLYGKGVDPVNVRRKIGMVFQRPNPFPTMSIRDNVLAGVKLNNKKMKKADADDLVESSLQGANLWNEVKDRLDKPGSGLSGGQQQRLCIARTIAVKPDVVLMDEPCSALDPISTLAIEDLIHELKDEYTIVIVTHNMQQAARVSDMTGFFNLEATGKPGKLVEFDDTSQIFNNPTEKATEDYISGRFG from the coding sequence GTGTCCAAGCGCATCGACATCAAGAACCTCGACATCTACTACGGCGACTTCAAGGCCGTGGCGGACGTCAACATGGTCATCCAGCCCCGCAGCGTCACGGCGATGATCGGCCCCTCCGGGTGCGGCAAGTCCACCGTGCTCCGCTCGCTCAACCGCATGCACGAGGTCATCCCCGGCGCCTACGTCGACGGCGAGGTCCTCATGGACGGCGAGAACCTCTACGGCAAGGGCGTCGACCCGGTGAACGTGCGGCGCAAGATCGGCATGGTCTTCCAGCGCCCGAACCCCTTCCCGACGATGTCGATCCGCGACAACGTCCTCGCCGGGGTCAAGCTCAACAACAAGAAGATGAAGAAGGCCGACGCGGACGACCTCGTCGAGTCCTCGCTCCAGGGCGCCAACCTCTGGAACGAGGTCAAGGACCGGCTCGACAAGCCCGGCTCGGGCCTCTCGGGAGGTCAGCAGCAGCGCCTGTGCATCGCGCGGACGATCGCGGTCAAGCCGGACGTCGTCCTCATGGACGAGCCGTGCTCGGCGCTCGACCCGATCTCGACCCTGGCGATCGAGGACCTCATCCACGAGCTCAAGGACGAGTACACGATCGTCATCGTCACGCACAACATGCAGCAGGCCGCTCGCGTCTCCGACATGACCGGCTTCTTCAACCTCGAGGCCACCGGCAAGCCCGGCAAGCTCGTCGAGTTCGACGACACGAGCCAGATCTTCAACAACCCGACCGAGAAGGCCACCGAGGACTACATCTCGGGACGCTTCGGCTGA
- a CDS encoding UDP-galactopyranose/dTDP-fucopyranose mutase family protein encodes MRFGIAGAGFSGAVIARELAEAGHEAVVFETREHVAGNCHTERDPETGVMIHRYGPHIFHTDNERVWEYVNRFGVMMPYNHRVRTTVGGRTYLLPVNLLTINQLFGTALRPDEARAFIADQADSSIEEPQNFEEQALKFMGRRLYDAFFHGYTRKQWGLSPTEIPASVLKRLPLRFSYEDSYFNHPHQAIPRDGYTAIVEGILDHPGIEVRLSTPYTPEDREEYDHSIWSGQLDAWFDHEHGPLRYRTLDFEEIRATGDYLGCSVMNFGDVDVPYTRIAEHKHFAPWEEHEGTVCFREYSRLAEPGDIPYYPIRMANDKTLLSQYVEAARAEQDVTFVGRLGTYRYLDMDVTIGEALTAADGILEAIEESQPIPSLFVEA; translated from the coding sequence GTGAGGTTCGGTATCGCCGGCGCCGGCTTCTCCGGTGCCGTCATCGCGCGTGAGCTGGCCGAGGCGGGCCACGAGGCCGTCGTCTTCGAGACCCGCGAGCACGTGGCGGGCAACTGCCACACCGAGCGGGACCCGGAGACCGGCGTGATGATCCACCGGTACGGTCCGCACATCTTCCACACCGACAACGAGCGGGTGTGGGAGTACGTCAACCGGTTCGGCGTGATGATGCCGTACAACCACCGGGTCCGGACGACGGTCGGTGGCAGGACATACCTCCTGCCGGTCAACCTGCTGACGATCAACCAGCTCTTCGGCACCGCGCTGCGGCCGGACGAGGCACGCGCGTTCATCGCCGACCAGGCCGACTCGAGCATCGAGGAGCCGCAGAACTTCGAGGAGCAGGCCCTGAAGTTCATGGGCCGCCGCCTCTACGACGCCTTCTTCCACGGGTACACGCGCAAGCAGTGGGGCCTCTCGCCGACGGAGATCCCGGCCTCGGTGCTCAAGCGGCTCCCGCTGCGGTTCAGCTACGAGGACTCGTACTTCAACCACCCGCACCAGGCGATCCCGCGGGACGGCTACACCGCGATCGTCGAGGGGATCCTCGACCACCCGGGGATCGAGGTGCGCCTGTCGACGCCCTACACGCCGGAGGACCGTGAGGAGTACGACCACTCGATCTGGTCCGGCCAGCTCGACGCCTGGTTCGACCACGAGCACGGCCCGCTGCGCTACCGGACCCTCGACTTCGAGGAGATCCGTGCGACCGGCGACTACCTCGGCTGCTCGGTGATGAACTTCGGCGACGTCGACGTGCCGTACACCCGGATCGCCGAGCACAAGCACTTCGCCCCGTGGGAGGAGCACGAGGGCACCGTGTGCTTCCGCGAGTACAGCCGCCTCGCCGAGCCTGGGGACATCCCCTACTACCCGATCAGGATGGCGAACGACAAGACGCTGCTCAGCCAGTACGTCGAGGCCGCGAGGGCTGAGCAGGACGTGACCTTCGTCGGGCGCCTCGGTACCTACCGGTACCTCGACATGGACGTGACGATCGGTGAGGCGCTCACCGCGGCCGACGGGATCCTCGAGGCGATCGAGGAGTCCCAGCCAATCCCCTCACTCTTCGTCGAGGCCTGA
- a CDS encoding glycosyltransferase family 2 protein, which translates to MAEVTIIVTTYNIEDYIEQCLASVAAQTLDDIEVLVVDDGSTDSTAERIEAFCARDSRFVPVLLDENSPGGVATPANAGLDRATSPWVGFVDGDDHIEPTMFEKLHAAAVTQGADLAMCDYQEEVDGTGERRDPADAHRWAQLSEPVYTLDVPTSHAFLRFIAVPWRKLYRRELLEQHAIRFPVSDGFFEDNPFHWFCVVSARSIAPVPEVLCYHRVARSGQTMATADERLFHIFHHHDTIHSWLAGRGLLDLYQVPLLGWVISQMEWISRRTPPALRRRLFDILVPIFAQYSPQTIERALTENNKGAAAHRLSKAVSKREFGTFVRTLSTRPGSDNPVVTAAFHLRHSGLKHTAQLTGRYLRNTTRGHHLTSYLTRARSKTPDSGGRDVLFGLVVIEQRLRDMDRRLADIEKRLAAADPHTAERLDERAYEV; encoded by the coding sequence GTGGCCGAGGTCACCATCATCGTCACCACGTACAACATCGAGGACTACATCGAGCAGTGCCTCGCGAGCGTGGCTGCGCAGACCCTCGACGACATCGAGGTGCTCGTCGTCGACGACGGGTCGACCGACTCGACCGCGGAGCGCATCGAAGCGTTCTGCGCCCGCGATTCCCGCTTCGTCCCTGTGCTCCTCGACGAGAACAGCCCCGGCGGCGTGGCGACCCCTGCCAACGCCGGGCTCGACCGGGCGACCTCCCCGTGGGTCGGCTTCGTCGACGGTGACGATCACATCGAGCCCACGATGTTCGAGAAGCTGCACGCGGCCGCGGTCACCCAGGGCGCCGACCTCGCGATGTGCGACTACCAGGAGGAGGTCGACGGCACCGGTGAGCGACGCGATCCCGCCGATGCGCACCGCTGGGCCCAGCTGAGCGAACCGGTCTACACGCTCGACGTCCCCACCAGCCACGCCTTCCTGCGCTTCATCGCCGTGCCCTGGCGCAAGCTCTACCGGCGCGAGCTGCTCGAGCAGCACGCCATCCGCTTCCCCGTGAGCGATGGCTTCTTCGAGGACAACCCCTTCCACTGGTTCTGCGTGGTTTCGGCGAGGTCGATCGCGCCCGTGCCCGAGGTGCTCTGCTACCACCGCGTGGCTCGGAGCGGCCAAACGATGGCGACCGCCGACGAGCGGCTCTTCCACATCTTCCACCACCACGACACGATCCACTCGTGGCTGGCGGGTCGGGGCTTGCTCGACCTCTACCAGGTACCCCTGCTGGGCTGGGTCATCTCTCAGATGGAGTGGATCTCGCGCCGGACCCCGCCTGCCCTGCGCCGGCGCCTCTTCGACATCCTCGTCCCGATCTTCGCCCAGTACTCGCCCCAGACCATCGAGCGCGCACTGACGGAGAACAACAAGGGGGCAGCCGCCCACCGGCTGAGCAAGGCCGTGTCCAAACGCGAGTTCGGCACCTTCGTCCGGACGCTCTCCACGCGCCCGGGGTCGGACAACCCGGTCGTCACCGCGGCCTTCCACCTGCGGCACTCAGGCCTCAAGCACACCGCGCAGCTCACCGGCCGGTACCTCCGCAACACCACCCGCGGGCACCACCTCACGAGCTATCTCACGCGGGCCCGCAGCAAGACGCCGGACTCTGGTGGGCGGGACGTCCTCTTCGGCCTGGTGGTCATCGAGCAGCGGCTCCGTGACATGGACCGGCGCCTCGCGGACATCGAGAAGCGGCTCGCCGCGGCCGACCCGCACACCGCCGAGCGCCTCGACGAGCGCGCGTACGAGGTCTGA
- a CDS encoding glycosyltransferase family 2 protein, producing the protein MSQPDLSVIIPMHDASATVTSVITSFLALDTATVEVIVVDDASTDSSVERVGAITDPRVVLIELASNHGAGIARNHGFARASGRYALFFDADDEIHTESLTSALGALDDSGASVAVLSYRYRRADSVSESMNSYDVAVWDQYVHQARRLARLDEVPRLLGFTNYPWNKIVRTDHYRRTGLRFGSTQVHNDVLGHWLTLVDADQILLIDQPLCTHIVAEGGRNLTNRESRARLSLIDALDETYSELEARPATRRRFANHYWDLVIRLTGWASGRITPDVRDEFDLRVQEHLLRIDLGDFHRIRFKQDAGLAGRIVRRAQT; encoded by the coding sequence ATGAGCCAGCCGGACCTGTCCGTCATCATCCCCATGCACGACGCGAGCGCGACCGTCACCAGCGTGATCACGTCCTTCCTCGCGCTGGACACGGCCACCGTCGAGGTGATCGTCGTCGATGACGCCTCCACGGACAGCTCGGTCGAGCGCGTCGGGGCGATCACCGACCCCCGGGTCGTCCTCATCGAGCTGGCGAGCAACCACGGGGCCGGGATCGCTCGCAACCACGGCTTCGCACGCGCCTCCGGCCGGTACGCCCTGTTCTTCGACGCGGACGACGAGATCCACACCGAGAGCCTCACTTCGGCCCTGGGGGCGCTCGACGACAGCGGGGCGAGCGTGGCGGTGCTGTCCTACCGGTACCGGCGGGCCGACTCCGTGTCCGAGAGCATGAACTCCTACGACGTCGCGGTCTGGGACCAGTACGTCCACCAGGCTCGGAGGCTGGCCCGGCTCGACGAGGTGCCTCGCCTGCTCGGCTTCACCAACTATCCGTGGAACAAGATCGTCCGCACCGACCACTACCGCCGTACCGGTCTGCGATTCGGCTCGACCCAGGTCCACAACGACGTCCTCGGGCACTGGCTCACCCTCGTCGACGCCGACCAGATCCTGCTCATCGACCAGCCGCTGTGCACGCACATCGTCGCCGAGGGCGGACGCAACCTCACCAACCGTGAGAGCCGTGCCCGGCTGAGTCTCATCGACGCCCTCGACGAGACGTACTCCGAGCTCGAGGCCCGCCCCGCGACGCGTCGGCGCTTCGCGAACCACTACTGGGACCTCGTCATCCGGCTGACCGGGTGGGCATCCGGACGGATCACCCCGGACGTCCGCGACGAGTTCGACCTCCGCGTGCAGGAGCACCTCCTGCGCATCGACCTGGGGGACTTCCACCGCATCCGGTTCAAGCAGGACGCGGGGCTCGCCGGCCGCATCGTCCGCCGAGCCCAGACCTGA
- a CDS encoding enoyl-CoA hydratase/isomerase family protein produces MSELRAFVNLSVADRIAHIELARPEFGNALDLAMTHQLRDAVQRSLDHPEVDILKLTSTGDDFCVGTDTQAARDADDPTTEVFEQAAALDEMFGILNASTKPVVAGVQGLAAGSGLGMALAADFTLCTPDASFRVANDGGLGAPDPGLAWLLPRAVGQQRALSFALGRQTLDAQTAERWGLVTIVEDDLGRAVHDLARSLTGENLWANGETRRLLRASWDTNRTELSQSEAVTMVRAMLRARS; encoded by the coding sequence GTGTCCGAGCTGCGCGCCTTCGTCAACCTCTCCGTCGCCGACCGCATCGCCCACATCGAGCTGGCCCGACCCGAGTTCGGCAACGCGCTCGACCTCGCGATGACCCACCAGCTGCGCGACGCCGTGCAGCGCTCGCTCGACCACCCCGAGGTCGACATCCTCAAGCTCACCTCCACGGGTGACGACTTCTGCGTCGGCACCGACACCCAGGCTGCCCGCGATGCCGACGACCCCACGACCGAGGTCTTCGAGCAGGCTGCCGCGCTCGACGAGATGTTCGGCATCCTCAACGCCTCCACCAAGCCCGTCGTCGCGGGCGTCCAGGGCCTGGCGGCGGGCTCCGGGCTCGGCATGGCGCTCGCGGCCGACTTCACCCTGTGCACCCCCGACGCGTCCTTCCGGGTCGCCAACGACGGGGGCCTCGGCGCACCGGACCCCGGTCTGGCCTGGCTGCTCCCGCGGGCCGTGGGGCAGCAGCGTGCCCTGTCCTTCGCCCTCGGGCGCCAGACGCTCGACGCCCAGACCGCCGAGCGGTGGGGACTCGTGACGATCGTCGAGGACGACCTCGGCCGCGCCGTCCACGACCTCGCGCGATCGCTCACCGGGGAGAACCTCTGGGCCAACGGCGAGACCCGCCGCCTGCTGCGGGCCTCGTGGGACACCAACCGCACCGAGCTCTCGCAGTCTGAGGCCGTGACGATGGTCCGGGCGATGCTCCGGGCACGGAGCTGA
- a CDS encoding ABC transporter ATP-binding protein, with amino-acid sequence MSEIKTAEEKAAAARRGPASQARGGNPHMRIGQPTEKPRSFGPSARRLIGLLRPERLTMSAVLGCAVVSVVLSALGPKILGRATDLVFAGVFSRQIPAGTTQEQAVEGLRAGGQDRLADMLAAMEHVVPGQGVDFSAVGRVLVLVLVLYTVAALLQLAQGWLLTGAVNRTIYRLRSDVEDKLHRLPLPYFDSQPRGELLSRVTNDIDNVAQSLQQTLSQLLTSLLTVVAMLAMMFYISPTLALVALVTIPVSIVVTGLIGRRSQKHFVAQWARTGALNGIVEESFTGHSLTKVFGRQAQTEADFARQNEELYRAGFGAQFVSGIIMPTLMFVGNLNYVVIAVLGGLRVASGTMSLGDVQAFIQYSRQFTQPLAQMSSMANLMQSGVASAERVFDVLDVPEQVPEPTTSTRVDDPRGRVAFEDVSFSYDPARPLIEDLDLVVEPGQTVAIVGPTGAGKTTLVNLVMRFYELDGGRITLDGVDITSMSRDDLRSRIGMVLQDTWLFSGTIRDNIAYGRPGASEGEILEAARATFVDRFVHSLPDGYDTELDAEASNLSAGEKQLVTIARAFLSDPALLILDEATSSVDTRTEVLVQHAMAALRQDRTSFVIAHRLSTIRDADLILVMEDGRIVEQGSHAELLAQGGAFAALYAEQFRGALVAADDD; translated from the coding sequence ATGAGCGAGATCAAGACCGCTGAGGAGAAGGCCGCCGCGGCCCGCCGCGGACCGGCCTCCCAGGCCCGCGGCGGCAACCCCCACATGCGGATCGGTCAGCCGACCGAGAAGCCCCGTAGCTTCGGCCCGTCCGCGAGACGGCTCATCGGCCTGCTGCGGCCGGAGCGGCTCACCATGAGCGCAGTCCTCGGCTGCGCCGTCGTGAGCGTGGTGCTCAGCGCGCTCGGGCCCAAGATCCTCGGCCGGGCCACCGACCTCGTCTTCGCCGGGGTCTTCAGCCGGCAGATCCCCGCCGGGACGACCCAGGAGCAGGCGGTCGAGGGGCTGCGTGCCGGCGGGCAGGACCGCCTCGCCGACATGCTCGCCGCGATGGAGCACGTCGTCCCGGGGCAGGGCGTGGACTTCAGCGCGGTGGGACGCGTGCTCGTGCTCGTCCTCGTGCTCTACACGGTCGCCGCGCTGCTCCAGCTGGCCCAGGGCTGGCTGCTCACCGGCGCGGTCAACCGGACGATCTACCGGCTGCGCAGCGACGTCGAGGACAAGCTGCACCGGCTCCCCCTCCCCTACTTCGACAGCCAGCCACGCGGCGAGCTGCTCAGCCGCGTCACCAACGACATCGACAACGTCGCGCAGTCGCTGCAGCAGACCCTCAGCCAGCTGCTCACCTCGCTGCTGACCGTCGTCGCGATGCTGGCGATGATGTTCTACATCTCCCCCACGCTCGCGCTCGTCGCGCTCGTGACCATCCCCGTCTCGATCGTCGTCACCGGGCTCATCGGCAGGCGCAGCCAGAAGCACTTCGTCGCCCAGTGGGCGCGCACGGGCGCGCTCAACGGGATCGTCGAGGAGTCCTTCACCGGACACAGCCTGACGAAGGTCTTCGGGCGGCAGGCGCAGACCGAGGCCGACTTCGCGCGGCAGAACGAGGAGCTCTACCGTGCCGGCTTCGGCGCGCAGTTCGTCAGCGGCATCATCATGCCGACGCTGATGTTCGTCGGGAACCTCAACTACGTCGTCATCGCCGTGCTCGGCGGCCTCCGCGTCGCGAGCGGGACGATGAGCCTCGGCGACGTGCAGGCCTTCATCCAGTACTCCCGGCAGTTCACCCAGCCGCTCGCGCAGATGTCGTCGATGGCCAACCTCATGCAGAGCGGTGTCGCCTCGGCGGAGCGGGTCTTCGACGTCCTCGACGTGCCGGAGCAGGTGCCCGAGCCGACGACCAGCACGCGGGTGGACGACCCGCGGGGCCGGGTGGCCTTCGAGGACGTCAGCTTCTCCTACGACCCGGCGCGGCCACTGATCGAGGACCTCGACCTCGTCGTGGAGCCGGGGCAGACCGTCGCGATCGTCGGCCCGACCGGGGCGGGCAAGACGACCCTCGTCAACCTCGTCATGCGCTTCTACGAGCTCGACGGCGGCCGGATCACCCTCGACGGCGTCGACATCACGTCGATGAGCCGCGACGACCTGCGCTCCCGGATCGGCATGGTGCTCCAGGACACCTGGCTCTTCTCCGGGACGATCCGCGACAACATCGCCTACGGACGTCCCGGCGCGAGCGAGGGTGAGATCCTCGAGGCGGCCCGCGCAACCTTCGTCGACCGCTTCGTCCACTCGCTGCCCGACGGCTACGACACCGAGCTCGACGCCGAGGCCTCGAACCTCTCCGCCGGCGAGAAGCAGCTCGTGACCATCGCGCGCGCCTTCCTCTCCGACCCGGCGCTGCTCATCCTCGACGAGGCGACAAGCTCGGTCGACACCCGCACCGAGGTGCTCGTCCAGCACGCCATGGCCGCGCTGCGGCAGGACCGGACGAGCTTCGTCATCGCGCACCGGCTCTCGACCATCCGCGACGCCGACCTCATCCTCGTCATGGAGGACGGGCGCATCGTCGAGCAGGGCAGCCACGCCGAGCTGCTCGCGCAGGGTGGTGCCTTCGCCGCGCTCTACGCCGAGCAGTTCCGGGGCGCCCTCGTCGCCGCCGACGACGACTGA
- a CDS encoding ABC transporter ATP-binding protein: MLLRLVRTYLRHYLPLLLLLLVLQLAGTIASLFLPSINGQIIDDGVAKGDTDYIVRAGGWMLAVSLVQVLAMIGATWIGARASSAMARDVRGQVFHRVSSFSEQEVTRFGAPTLITRSTNDVQQVQTLVYMGLAMMVSAPITMVGGVVMALREDVGLSWLVAVAVPLLAIAVGIVISRMIPWFRVMQTSIDQVNRILREQITGVRVVRAFVRERHERARFAEANEVYTGSAVAVGRLMATAFPIVMVIFNASTVAVLWFGAARVDSGEMQVGALSAFMAYLVQILMSVMMATFMSMMIPRASVAATRIAEVLDTPTSVLDPAEPRPIPAGRADVELRAVGFAYPGAEVPVLSTVSLRAEAGQTTAIIGSTGSGKTTLLGLIPRLYDVTGGSLLVGGVDVREVALEDLWSRMGIVPQKPYLFTGTVASNLRYGAPDATEDELWEALGVAQAEDFVRAMPEGLDSPVAQGGTNVSGGQRQRLAIARALVRRPDIYLFDDSFSALDLSTDARLRAALRPVTRDATVIVVAQRVSTIVDADRIVVLEDGRVVGDGTHDALLASCRTYAEIVESQAMSESAA; this comes from the coding sequence GTGCTGCTGCGCCTCGTCCGCACCTACCTGCGGCACTACCTCCCCCTGCTGCTCCTGCTCCTGGTGCTCCAGCTGGCCGGCACGATCGCGTCCCTCTTCCTCCCCTCGATCAACGGGCAGATCATCGACGACGGGGTGGCGAAGGGGGACACGGACTACATCGTCCGAGCGGGCGGGTGGATGCTCGCGGTCTCGCTGGTCCAGGTCCTCGCGATGATCGGCGCGACCTGGATCGGGGCGCGCGCCTCGTCGGCGATGGCCCGTGACGTGCGCGGCCAGGTCTTCCACCGGGTCAGCTCGTTCTCCGAGCAGGAGGTCACCCGCTTCGGCGCCCCGACGCTCATCACCCGCAGCACCAACGACGTCCAGCAGGTGCAGACGCTCGTCTACATGGGCCTGGCGATGATGGTCTCCGCCCCGATCACCATGGTCGGCGGCGTCGTCATGGCGCTGCGTGAGGACGTCGGGCTGTCCTGGCTCGTCGCGGTGGCCGTCCCGCTGCTCGCGATCGCCGTCGGGATCGTCATCTCCCGCATGATCCCGTGGTTCCGCGTCATGCAGACCTCGATCGACCAGGTCAACCGGATCCTCCGCGAGCAGATCACCGGCGTGCGCGTCGTGCGCGCCTTCGTCCGTGAGCGGCACGAGCGGGCGCGCTTCGCCGAGGCCAACGAGGTCTACACGGGCTCGGCAGTCGCGGTCGGGCGGCTCATGGCGACCGCCTTCCCGATCGTCATGGTCATCTTCAACGCGTCGACGGTCGCGGTGCTGTGGTTCGGCGCGGCACGGGTGGACTCCGGCGAGATGCAGGTGGGCGCGCTCAGCGCCTTCATGGCCTACCTCGTCCAGATCCTCATGTCGGTGATGATGGCCACCTTCATGTCGATGATGATCCCGAGGGCCTCGGTCGCCGCGACCCGCATCGCGGAGGTCCTCGACACCCCGACGAGCGTGCTCGACCCGGCCGAGCCGCGACCGATCCCGGCCGGCCGCGCGGACGTCGAGCTGCGCGCCGTGGGCTTCGCCTACCCGGGCGCCGAGGTGCCCGTCCTGTCGACGGTGTCTCTCCGGGCGGAGGCCGGGCAGACCACGGCCATCATCGGCTCGACGGGGTCGGGCAAGACGACCCTGCTCGGGCTGATCCCCCGCCTCTACGACGTCACCGGCGGCTCGCTGCTCGTCGGTGGCGTCGACGTCCGCGAGGTCGCCCTCGAGGACCTCTGGTCGCGGATGGGGATCGTCCCGCAGAAGCCCTACCTCTTCACCGGGACGGTCGCGAGCAACCTGCGCTACGGGGCGCCGGACGCGACCGAGGACGAGCTGTGGGAGGCGCTGGGCGTCGCGCAGGCCGAGGACTTCGTCCGCGCGATGCCCGAAGGGCTGGACTCACCGGTCGCGCAGGGCGGCACCAACGTCAGCGGCGGGCAGCGCCAACGGCTCGCCATCGCCCGCGCCCTCGTACGACGCCCGGACATCTACCTCTTCGACGATTCCTTCTCCGCGCTCGACCTGAGCACCGACGCGCGGCTGCGCGCCGCCCTTCGCCCGGTCACCCGGGACGCGACGGTCATCGTCGTGGCCCAGCGTGTGTCGACCATCGTCGACGCCGACCGGATCGTCGTGCTCGAGGACGGGCGGGTCGTCGGCGACGGGACGCACGACGCGTTGCTCGCGTCGTGCCGGACCTACGCCGAGATCGTCGAGAGCCAGGCCATGTCGGAGTCCGCGGCATGA